The stretch of DNA ATGCCGAAGCTAATGAAAGCCAGCAGAACCATAACAACGGGAATCATGAGCGCAACAGCCATCACAATGGTGCGCGTGATGCCTCTCATATTTACCAGAGTCAGTGTCGCGACTGCGAGGATAGCTCCAGGTCGCTGCCATTCTTCCGGAAGCAGATAGGCAGCCAGGGTCAAAGCGATAGCTGCTGAGCTCGCCAGTTTTCCGATGACGAAAGACCACCCAGCAAGATACCCCCACCAGGGGCCCAACATTTCGCGACCAAAGGCGTAAGTTCCACCTGAAGTGGGAAATTGTGCTGCCAGCTGCGCCGACGAGGAAGCATTGAGCCAAGCCGCTAAGGCAGCAAGACATAAAGACAGAAGCAACCACACTCCTGCCGATTGTGCCGCTGGCGCAAATGCCGAAAAGACCCCCGCACCAATCATTGAGCCCAGCCCTAAGGCAACGGCACCGGGCAGTCGGATTGCCCTGCGCAGTTCTATCATGAGCGAGATATTAGCTGGTCAAGGAATCTGAAAAGTTAACGTGCTGCATGATCCACGAGTGCATAGTGACCGCTGCCGCTGCGCTGGCATTGATCGAACGCGTGGAACCAAACTGTGTGATTTCGATGACTGCTTCTGCCGCATTAATTGCCTCAGCAGAAAGACCTGGTCCTTCTTGACCGAAGAGAAACAGGCAGCGCTCGGGGAGTGAATAGGTCTCAATCTTGACGCAGCCCGGGACATTATCAATTGCCAATATGGGAAGGTCGTGTTCTGAGGTCCAGGCCACGAGATCTGCAACGGTGTCGTGATGAAGAACGTGTTGATAGCGGTCTGTGACCATGGCTCCGCGCTTGTTCCAACGCTTACGCCCCACGATGTGGACGGTGTCGGCACCAAAGGCGTTAGCCGATCGAACAATGGAACCGATGTTCATATCGTGTTGCCAGTTCTCAATAGCAACGTGGAAGGGATGACGTTTTTCGTCGAGGTCAGCGACGATTGCTTCCATCTTCCAATAGCGATAACGGTCAATGACGTTACGGGTATCGCCCTTTTCGAGAAGCTCAGGGTCATACCAAGGCTCTACAGGAAGTTCACCAATCCAAGGCCCCACACCCGAGGTGCTGAGCTCGTGTGTGGGTGAGTCAGGAAGTTCAGTCACAGTTACTGAGGCTCAAGCCCAAGGTCTTCAAGACCGATGGCATAGAAGTAGGGGTAGCCGGCCGTTTCAATACGTTGACGAGC from Aurantimicrobium sp. MWH-Uga1 encodes:
- a CDS encoding RNA methyltransferase, producing the protein MTELPDSPTHELSTSGVGPWIGELPVEPWYDPELLEKGDTRNVIDRYRYWKMEAIVADLDEKRHPFHVAIENWQHDMNIGSIVRSANAFGADTVHIVGRKRWNKRGAMVTDRYQHVLHHDTVADLVAWTSEHDLPILAIDNVPGCVKIETYSLPERCLFLFGQEGPGLSAEAINAAEAVIEITQFGSTRSINASAAAAVTMHSWIMQHVNFSDSLTS